A portion of the Pectobacterium brasiliense genome contains these proteins:
- the lpoB gene encoding penicillin-binding protein activator LpoB translates to MKKYLGVILATLVLTGCPSHPPEPTEPPATIEPVEPQVPTTPTPPPGESVPQPPKIQTLNWEASINPLVAQMLKADGVTPGSILLVDSVKNNTNGSLPIAKATGALYSALSSGKAFTLVPREQLAAAKQTLGLSVDDSLGSRSKAIGLARYVSAQYVLYSDVSGDVKSPQLDMQLMLVQTGEIVWSGNGAVQH, encoded by the coding sequence ATGAAAAAGTATCTAGGGGTGATTCTGGCGACATTGGTACTGACAGGGTGCCCCAGTCATCCGCCGGAACCGACCGAACCGCCTGCGACGATTGAGCCCGTTGAGCCTCAAGTGCCGACTACGCCAACGCCGCCGCCGGGTGAATCTGTACCGCAACCGCCAAAAATCCAGACGTTGAACTGGGAAGCCAGCATTAATCCGCTGGTGGCGCAAATGCTGAAAGCCGATGGTGTCACGCCGGGTAGCATCCTGCTGGTGGATAGCGTGAAAAATAACACCAACGGCTCACTGCCGATAGCGAAAGCGACAGGGGCGTTGTACAGCGCGTTATCCTCCGGTAAAGCATTTACGCTGGTGCCGCGTGAGCAGTTGGCTGCCGCGAAACAAACGCTGGGTCTGTCAGTTGATGACAGCTTAGGATCGCGCAGCAAGGCGATTGGTCTGGCGCGTTATGTCAGCGCGCAGTATGTGCTGTACAGCGACGTCAGTGGTGATGTGAAATCGCCGCAGCTCGACATGCAACTGATGCTGGTGCAGACCGGTGAAATTGTGTGGTCAGGTAATGGCGCCGTTCAGCATTAA
- a CDS encoding YcfL family protein, translating into MRNPMLFLSACLMAGLLAGCSAPKVLTINERQTLVLDAPVLSAGITAGNPSLDSENGRLRASSAVSNDASHAVTVHYRFYWYDENGLDVLPFEEVQSIEIPPQTEMTVFSMRSSPNARQVRLHLFL; encoded by the coding sequence ATGCGTAACCCGATGCTTTTTCTGTCCGCGTGTTTGATGGCAGGACTGCTGGCGGGCTGTAGTGCGCCAAAGGTGCTGACCATCAATGAACGGCAAACGCTGGTACTAGATGCACCGGTGCTATCGGCCGGTATTACCGCGGGGAACCCGTCGCTGGATTCAGAAAATGGCCGACTGCGCGCGTCTTCCGCCGTTAGCAACGACGCTTCACACGCGGTGACCGTGCATTACCGTTTCTATTGGTATGACGAAAACGGGCTGGATGTGCTGCCTTTTGAAGAGGTGCAGTCCATTGAAATCCCGCCACAGACGGAAATGACGGTTTTTTCTATGCGCAGCAGTCCCAATGCGCGTCAGGTCCGTCTTCATCTGTTTTTGTAA
- the hinT gene encoding purine nucleoside phosphoramidase, with product MAEETIFSKIIRREIPADIVYQDELVTAFRDIAPRTPTHILIIPNVLIPTVNDTAPEHEAALGRMVTVAGKIAQQEGIAEDGYRLIINCNRHGGQEVYHIHMHLLGGRALGPLLAN from the coding sequence ATGGCTGAAGAAACCATCTTTAGTAAAATCATCCGCCGGGAAATCCCTGCCGATATCGTGTATCAGGATGAACTGGTCACCGCCTTCCGTGACATCGCGCCTCGCACGCCAACCCATATTCTGATCATCCCGAACGTCTTGATCCCGACCGTTAATGACACGGCTCCCGAGCATGAAGCGGCGCTGGGACGTATGGTGACGGTCGCGGGTAAAATTGCGCAGCAGGAAGGTATTGCAGAAGACGGCTATCGCCTGATCATTAACTGCAACCGACACGGCGGGCAGGAGGTTTATCACATCCACATGCATTTGCTGGGTGGCCGCGCATTAGGGCCTTTGCTGGCGAACTAG
- a CDS encoding MFS transporter, producing the protein MNSNYRASALPAPAVNSPPWLGLSVLLMAGFVTIFDLFVVNVAIPSMQSDLGASFAQIGFIVAGYELAFGVLLITGGRLGDVFGRRRLFVVGMAGFTLASALCGLAPSAGFLIGARILQGLAAALLFPQVYASIRVNFNGNDSRRAFGLLGMTLGLAAIAGQILGGWLVHANLFGLGWRSIFLINVPIGLLAIVAARFIPESRTPQRPSLDWMGVVLVSVGLTLLLVPLIEGPGQGWPAWSLWMLATATLLLAMFYRQQERRQRAGHLPLVDMRLLAQRRFLLGVLLVLLVYSTSSSFFLCFALLVQTGLGLDPFLAGSIFAPCSVGFVLASLAAPRLVARWSTAAIVAGALVYAVSIGLLIVQVQLAGADLVAVRLIPVLVVVGAGQGFIMTPLLNLVLGFVDEVQAGMASGVISTVQQVGAALGVAVVGILFGTALATDDGAVAQGSQYVSAFVAGMLYNLIAALLVCILLLMLMRTQRSLR; encoded by the coding sequence ATGAACTCAAACTATCGTGCGTCGGCATTGCCTGCGCCAGCCGTCAACAGCCCGCCGTGGCTTGGTCTCTCCGTGCTGCTGATGGCAGGTTTTGTAACGATCTTCGACCTGTTCGTGGTCAATGTCGCTATTCCCAGCATGCAGTCCGATCTGGGCGCTAGCTTCGCGCAAATCGGTTTCATCGTAGCGGGTTATGAACTGGCTTTCGGCGTACTGCTGATTACGGGCGGGCGGCTAGGGGATGTATTTGGTCGACGCCGCCTGTTTGTGGTGGGTATGGCCGGGTTTACGCTCGCCTCTGCGCTGTGTGGTTTAGCGCCCAGTGCGGGGTTTTTGATCGGTGCTCGCATCTTGCAGGGACTTGCGGCCGCTTTACTGTTTCCACAGGTTTATGCTTCTATCCGCGTTAATTTCAATGGGAATGACAGTCGCCGTGCCTTCGGTCTGCTGGGTATGACGCTAGGGCTCGCCGCTATCGCGGGTCAGATACTGGGGGGATGGCTGGTGCATGCCAATCTGTTCGGGCTGGGCTGGCGCAGTATCTTTCTGATCAATGTACCCATTGGCCTGCTGGCTATCGTGGCCGCACGATTTATTCCTGAGTCCCGGACGCCGCAGCGCCCTTCGCTGGACTGGATGGGGGTGGTGTTGGTCAGCGTTGGGCTGACGTTGCTGCTGGTGCCGCTGATTGAAGGGCCGGGACAAGGGTGGCCAGCATGGAGTCTGTGGATGTTGGCCACAGCAACGCTCTTGTTAGCGATGTTTTACCGCCAGCAGGAACGTCGACAGCGGGCGGGGCATCTTCCGCTGGTGGATATGCGTCTGCTCGCACAACGCCGCTTCCTGCTGGGTGTGTTATTGGTGCTGCTGGTGTATTCCACATCCAGCTCATTTTTCCTGTGTTTTGCTTTGTTGGTGCAAACAGGACTGGGACTTGATCCTTTCCTTGCAGGCAGTATTTTCGCGCCGTGCAGCGTGGGTTTTGTTCTGGCATCGCTGGCTGCACCACGTCTGGTTGCTCGCTGGAGCACGGCTGCTATCGTCGCGGGGGCGCTGGTTTATGCTGTCTCGATTGGCCTGTTGATTGTGCAGGTGCAGCTAGCGGGGGCCGATCTGGTGGCCGTTCGGCTGATCCCTGTGCTGGTGGTAGTCGGGGCAGGTCAGGGCTTCATCATGACGCCGCTGTTGAATCTGGTGTTAGGGTTTGTGGATGAGGTTCAGGCGGGTATGGCATCGGGCGTGATCTCGACGGTTCAGCAGGTTGGGGCGGCGCTGGGTGTGGCCGTGGTGGGTATTCTGTTTGGTACAGCACTGGCGACAGACGATGGCGCAGTTGCACAAGGGAGCCAATATGTTTCAGCCTTTGTGGCGGGAATGCTCTACAACCTGATTGCTGCGCTGCTGGTCTGCATCCTGTTGCTGATGCTGATGAGAACGCAGCGGTCTCTTCGTTGA
- a CDS encoding helix-turn-helix transcriptional regulator: MRTLERTRHDLAAFLRARRERVSPADVGLPSGGRRRTPGLRREEVAALAGVGLTWYTWLEQGRDIGVSAAFLDSLARVLKLDAAERRHLFLLAHERPPAEPGKTWCVVPPLVRRLMHDLAPHPAYILNLRWDVLTFNEPANQLFSFDAHPSERRNLLWLLFTDPLLHERFIGWEQQAPQMLSSFRRDFARATQEADIHELVDELERVSPDFKTWWRQHEVHAPCSGVRQLMIDGKAEAFEHTSLTIDEDRHLRLVVYARQSQEEE; encoded by the coding sequence ATGCGAACATTGGAAAGAACTCGCCACGATCTGGCTGCATTTTTGCGCGCGCGCCGTGAACGGGTGTCACCCGCCGACGTGGGCTTGCCTAGCGGAGGAAGACGGCGCACGCCGGGGTTGAGACGCGAAGAAGTGGCGGCATTGGCTGGCGTTGGCCTGACGTGGTACACCTGGCTCGAACAGGGACGTGATATCGGTGTGTCGGCGGCATTTCTGGACAGTCTGGCACGGGTGCTCAAACTCGATGCCGCTGAACGTCGCCATCTGTTCCTGCTGGCGCATGAGCGACCGCCTGCCGAACCGGGTAAGACGTGGTGCGTCGTGCCACCGCTGGTACGGCGTCTAATGCACGATCTGGCCCCGCACCCGGCCTATATCCTCAACCTACGCTGGGATGTACTGACCTTCAATGAACCGGCGAATCAGCTTTTCAGTTTCGACGCCCATCCTTCCGAAAGACGTAATCTGCTCTGGCTCTTGTTCACCGACCCATTACTGCATGAGCGATTCATCGGCTGGGAGCAACAGGCTCCGCAGATGCTGTCGAGTTTTCGCCGCGATTTCGCACGTGCGACACAGGAAGCGGACATTCATGAACTGGTGGACGAGCTGGAGCGGGTATCGCCAGATTTCAAAACGTGGTGGCGGCAGCATGAGGTACACGCTCCGTGCAGCGGCGTACGGCAACTGATGATCGACGGCAAGGCTGAAGCTTTCGAACATACCTCGCTGACCATCGATGAAGATCGCCATCTGCGTCTGGTGGTTTACGCCCGTCAGTCTCAGGAAGAGGAATAA
- the ptsG gene encoding PTS glucose transporter subunit IIBC, with protein MFKNAFANLQKVGKSLMLPVSVLPIAGILLGVGSANFSWLPEIVSSVMAQAGDSVFANMPLIFAIGVALGFTNNDGVSALAAVVAYGIMVKTMAAIAPLVLNLPAAEITAKHLADTGVLGGIIAGAIAAYMFNRFYRIQLPEYLGFFAGKRFVPIISGLTAIVTGAVLSFIWPPVGSAIQTFSHWAANENPMLAFGIYGVVERSLVPFGLHHIWNVPFQMQVGEFTNAAGQVFHGDIPRYIAGDPTAGKLSGGFLFKMYGLPAAAIAIWHSAKPENRAKVGGIMISAALTSFLTGITEPIEFSFMFVAPILYVIHAILAGLAFPICILLGMRDGTSFSHGLIDFVVLSGNGSNLWLFPIVGLCYALIYYTIFRVLIAKLNLKTPGREDSASEQTSQDSTEMAAALVSAFGGKENITNLDACITRLRVSVGDVAKVDQAGLKKLGAAGVVVAGSGVQAIFGTKSDNLKTDMDDYIRNH; from the coding sequence ATGTTCAAGAATGCATTCGCAAACCTGCAAAAAGTAGGTAAGTCGCTAATGCTGCCCGTATCCGTACTCCCTATCGCAGGTATCCTGCTGGGTGTCGGTTCGGCCAATTTTAGCTGGTTGCCTGAAATTGTCTCCAGCGTCATGGCACAGGCCGGTGACTCGGTGTTTGCCAACATGCCGTTGATTTTTGCTATTGGTGTTGCCCTGGGCTTCACTAATAACGACGGTGTTTCCGCACTGGCGGCGGTGGTGGCTTATGGCATCATGGTCAAAACCATGGCCGCGATTGCGCCGCTGGTCCTTAATCTACCGGCTGCCGAGATTACGGCGAAGCATCTGGCGGATACCGGTGTTCTGGGCGGGATCATTGCCGGTGCGATTGCCGCGTATATGTTTAATCGCTTCTACCGCATTCAACTGCCTGAGTATCTGGGCTTCTTTGCCGGTAAACGTTTTGTGCCAATTATTTCCGGCCTGACGGCGATCGTTACCGGTGCTGTGCTGTCTTTCATATGGCCACCAGTCGGTAGCGCTATCCAAACGTTTTCACATTGGGCTGCGAATGAGAACCCGATGTTGGCATTCGGTATCTATGGGGTCGTTGAACGTTCTCTGGTACCGTTTGGTCTGCACCATATCTGGAACGTACCTTTCCAAATGCAGGTGGGTGAATTCACCAATGCGGCGGGTCAGGTTTTCCACGGCGACATCCCTCGTTACATCGCGGGTGACCCGACTGCGGGTAAACTGTCCGGCGGTTTCCTGTTTAAAATGTACGGCTTGCCAGCTGCTGCTATTGCTATCTGGCATTCAGCGAAGCCAGAAAACCGCGCGAAAGTGGGCGGCATCATGATCTCTGCGGCGCTGACCTCGTTCCTGACGGGCATCACTGAGCCGATTGAGTTCTCCTTCATGTTCGTTGCGCCGATTCTGTATGTGATCCATGCGATTCTGGCGGGTCTGGCATTCCCAATCTGTATCCTGTTGGGCATGCGTGATGGCACAAGCTTCTCTCACGGTCTGATCGACTTCGTGGTACTGAGCGGCAACGGTAGCAACCTGTGGCTGTTCCCGATTGTGGGTCTGTGCTATGCGCTGATTTACTACACCATCTTCCGCGTTCTGATTGCCAAACTGAATCTGAAAACGCCGGGCCGTGAAGATAGCGCCTCTGAGCAAACCTCACAGGACAGCACTGAAATGGCTGCCGCACTGGTTAGCGCGTTTGGTGGTAAAGAAAACATCACTAACCTGGATGCGTGCATCACCCGTCTGCGTGTTAGCGTAGGCGATGTGGCTAAAGTTGATCAGGCTGGCCTGAAAAAACTGGGCGCAGCAGGTGTGGTTGTGGCAGGTTCCGGTGTTCAGGCCATTTTCGGTACCAAATCCGATAACCTAAAAACCGACATGGACGACTACATCCGTAACCACTGA
- a CDS encoding metal-dependent hydrolase yields the protein MLLVDSHCHLDGLDYESLHKDVSDVLDKAKSRDVGFLLAVATTLPGYRAMVELIGERDNVAFSCGVHPLNQEAPYDYAELRELASDSRVVAMGETGLDYFYQQETKAQQQASFREHIRIGNDLNKPVIVHTRAAREDTLAILRDEQAEKCSGVLHCFTEDLITAKALLDMGFYISFSGIVTFRNAEELRDVARYVPLDRMLIETDSPWLAPVPFRGQENQPAYVRDVAEYLAVLKGTSLETLAAATTENFSRLFHIDPARLTAAQ from the coding sequence ATGTTGTTAGTGGATTCCCACTGTCATCTTGACGGTTTGGATTATGAGTCATTGCATAAAGACGTCTCCGACGTGCTGGATAAAGCGAAAAGCCGTGATGTCGGTTTCCTTCTGGCGGTGGCGACAACGCTGCCCGGCTATCGTGCCATGGTGGAGTTAATCGGCGAGCGCGATAACGTGGCCTTTTCCTGCGGCGTTCATCCGCTCAATCAGGAAGCCCCTTATGATTATGCCGAGCTGCGTGAGCTAGCCAGCGACAGCCGTGTGGTGGCAATGGGGGAGACGGGTCTGGACTATTTCTATCAGCAAGAGACGAAAGCCCAGCAGCAAGCGTCGTTTCGCGAACACATTCGTATAGGTAATGACCTGAACAAACCGGTTATCGTGCATACGCGTGCTGCTCGTGAAGATACGTTGGCAATTCTACGTGACGAGCAGGCGGAGAAATGCAGCGGCGTTCTGCACTGCTTTACGGAAGATTTGATCACGGCAAAAGCGCTACTGGACATGGGATTCTATATCTCGTTTTCTGGGATCGTCACGTTCCGCAATGCAGAAGAACTGCGTGACGTTGCGCGTTACGTGCCGCTGGATCGGATGCTGATTGAGACGGATTCCCCTTGGCTCGCGCCAGTTCCGTTCCGAGGTCAGGAAAACCAGCCCGCGTACGTACGCGATGTAGCAGAATATCTCGCTGTACTGAAAGGCACATCGTTGGAAACCCTCGCTGCCGCCACGACAGAAAACTTCTCCCGCCTGTTTCATATCGATCCGGCTCGGTTGACCGCCGCGCAATAG
- the holB gene encoding DNA polymerase III subunit delta', which translates to MDWYPWLNASYRQLIGQYQAGRGHHAVLLHALPGMGDESLIYALSRWLICQQPDGMKSCGQCHSCNLMTAGTHPDWHVLSPEKGKQSLGVDPVRDVVEKVYQHSRQGGAKVIWLAAAEQLTEAAANALLKTLEEPPQNTFFLFGCREPARLLATLRSRCLYHYLDVPNETQSVLWLNTRHRYDSKALRTALRLQSGAPLAAEALLQPERWKQRSALCQAFSAALTSRDQLSLISQLNHDDADIRIHWLAALLLDAMKWQQGANEHLVNQDQIELVERLAREPSAHLQYELQQWLACRQKLLTVTGVNRELLLTERLLDGERTLASSVKRNIPPFSI; encoded by the coding sequence ATGGATTGGTATCCGTGGCTGAATGCATCCTATCGACAGCTTATTGGCCAATATCAGGCGGGCAGGGGGCATCATGCGGTATTGCTGCATGCGCTGCCGGGCATGGGCGATGAGTCGCTGATTTATGCGCTGAGCCGTTGGCTGATCTGCCAACAGCCTGATGGGATGAAAAGCTGCGGTCAGTGTCACTCCTGTAACCTGATGACCGCAGGAACGCATCCAGACTGGCATGTGCTTAGCCCAGAGAAAGGCAAGCAAAGCCTGGGCGTCGATCCAGTACGTGATGTCGTGGAGAAAGTGTATCAACACTCCCGACAAGGTGGAGCAAAAGTGATCTGGCTGGCTGCCGCTGAACAACTGACAGAGGCTGCCGCCAATGCGCTGCTGAAAACGCTGGAAGAACCGCCGCAGAATACCTTCTTTTTATTTGGTTGCCGTGAACCAGCCCGGTTATTGGCTACTTTGCGCAGCCGTTGTTTGTATCATTATCTGGATGTCCCAAATGAGACGCAGAGCGTGCTGTGGCTGAATACTCGCCATCGCTATGACAGCAAGGCATTGCGCACGGCATTGAGATTGCAATCGGGCGCGCCGCTAGCCGCCGAAGCGTTATTGCAGCCAGAGCGTTGGAAACAGCGTAGCGCGCTGTGTCAGGCGTTTTCTGCCGCGCTGACTTCGCGAGATCAGCTTTCATTGATATCACAGCTAAATCATGACGATGCGGATATTCGTATCCACTGGCTGGCTGCGCTACTGCTGGATGCCATGAAATGGCAGCAGGGTGCGAATGAGCATTTAGTGAATCAGGATCAGATCGAACTGGTTGAGCGTCTGGCGCGCGAACCCTCCGCACATTTGCAGTATGAGCTGCAACAGTGGCTGGCTTGTCGGCAAAAATTGCTGACCGTCACGGGGGTGAACCGTGAACTGCTGCTGACTGAACGCCTGCTTGATGGGGAGCGTACGCTTGCTTCATCGGTTAAGCGCAACATCCCCCCTTTTTCTATTTAA
- the tmk gene encoding dTMP kinase — MNSKFIVIEGLEGAGKTTARNIVVETLRSHGVKDVVFTREPGGTPLAEKLRELIKQGIADEKVTDKAEVLMLYAARVQLVDNVIKPALANGNWVIGDRHDLSSQAYQGGGRGIDQQLLRSLRDTVLGDFRPDLTLYLDLPPAIGLQRARQRGELDRIEQESLAFFDRTRSRYQELAAEDDSILTIDASQPIDAVSADIQATLQQWLQQQGLQPVAQGLG, encoded by the coding sequence ATGAACAGTAAATTTATCGTCATTGAAGGATTGGAAGGTGCAGGGAAGACCACTGCACGCAATATCGTTGTGGAAACGCTGCGGTCACATGGTGTGAAAGACGTGGTGTTCACGCGAGAGCCAGGTGGTACGCCGCTGGCAGAGAAACTGCGTGAGCTTATCAAGCAAGGTATAGCCGATGAGAAGGTCACTGACAAAGCAGAAGTCCTGATGTTATACGCGGCCAGAGTACAGTTGGTGGATAACGTCATTAAACCGGCGCTGGCGAATGGAAACTGGGTCATCGGCGATCGTCACGATCTCTCTTCACAGGCTTATCAGGGTGGTGGACGTGGGATCGATCAGCAACTTCTCCGCTCACTGCGCGATACCGTGCTAGGTGATTTTCGGCCTGACCTGACGCTCTATCTTGATTTGCCGCCAGCAATTGGCTTACAACGCGCGCGTCAGCGCGGCGAGCTGGATCGAATTGAGCAGGAGTCGCTGGCTTTCTTTGATCGCACCCGTTCCCGCTATCAGGAACTGGCGGCGGAGGATGACAGCATCCTGACGATCGATGCCTCACAGCCTATTGATGCCGTTAGCGCGGATATTCAGGCGACGTTACAGCAATGGTTGCAGCAACAAGGGTTGCAGCCTGTTGCGCAGGGGCTGGGCTGA
- the mltG gene encoding endolytic transglycosylase MltG, with protein sequence MKKKKIGLLIITAVVLILLVAWQKMQRFADSPLAIEKETIFTLPAGTGREGLETLLLDQKIITDDTFFSWLLRFEPELAKFKAGTYRFTSGMTVREMLALLSSGKEAQFSIRFVEGSRLKEWLITLQQAPYIKHSLADKTEQDVATQLEIKDKTNPEGWFYPDTYSYTAGMSDIALLQRAHQRMKKTVDEVWKGREEGLPYKTPDELLTMASIIEKETAINEERTQVASVFVNRLRLGMRLQTDPTVIYGMSDDYKGVITRKALDTPTPYNTYVISGLPPTPIAMPGKASLDAAAHPAKTSYLYFVADGKGGHSFTTNLADHNRAVRIYRSALKERDEQ encoded by the coding sequence ATGAAGAAAAAGAAAATTGGTTTGCTGATTATCACTGCCGTTGTGCTGATATTACTGGTCGCGTGGCAGAAAATGCAGCGTTTTGCTGATTCTCCATTGGCTATCGAAAAGGAAACTATTTTTACGCTTCCGGCTGGTACGGGAAGAGAAGGCCTGGAAACGCTGCTTCTCGATCAGAAAATTATTACTGATGACACATTTTTTTCGTGGCTGCTGCGTTTTGAACCTGAATTGGCAAAATTCAAAGCGGGTACGTATCGCTTTACTTCGGGCATGACCGTGCGCGAAATGCTGGCGCTGCTGTCCAGCGGAAAAGAAGCGCAATTTTCCATCCGTTTTGTCGAAGGCTCACGCTTGAAAGAGTGGTTGATCACGCTGCAACAAGCACCTTATATCAAGCATTCACTGGCCGATAAAACCGAACAGGACGTTGCCACCCAGTTGGAAATCAAAGATAAGACGAACCCGGAAGGCTGGTTTTATCCTGATACGTATTCATACACTGCAGGTATGAGCGATATCGCCCTGTTACAGCGTGCGCATCAGCGCATGAAAAAAACGGTGGATGAGGTCTGGAAAGGGCGCGAAGAAGGGTTACCGTATAAGACACCGGACGAATTACTGACGATGGCGTCAATCATTGAAAAAGAAACGGCGATCAATGAAGAACGTACTCAGGTCGCCTCCGTTTTTGTCAATCGCTTACGGCTTGGTATGCGCTTGCAGACTGACCCCACAGTGATTTATGGCATGAGTGATGACTATAAAGGCGTGATAACCCGTAAAGCATTAGACACGCCGACGCCTTACAATACGTATGTTATTTCCGGCTTGCCGCCGACGCCAATTGCGATGCCGGGGAAAGCCTCATTGGATGCGGCTGCGCACCCAGCGAAAACGTCATACCTGTATTTTGTGGCGGATGGAAAAGGCGGACACAGTTTTACCACTAACCTTGCAGACCATAATCGTGCTGTGAGGATATACCGCTCAGCGTTAAAGGAACGGGATGAACAGTAA
- the pabC gene encoding aminodeoxychorismate lyase — MLWINGRLQEQLSVLDRGIQYGDGCFTTARVCDGEIVWLDRHVARLQQAATRLLFPTLEWESLIAEMKQAALGRADGVVKVMFTRGVGGRGYSAQGCTQPTRVVMQVSYPVHYAGWREQGISLNLSPVALAKNPLLAGIKHLNRLEQVLIRAHLDQTSADETLVLDTSGALVECCAANLFWRKGHRVYTPDLSESGVDGVARQHIIALLADSDFELQIVSAPLIALSDADEVLVCNALMPIVPVNQAHVWRYHSRELYQFLSPGC, encoded by the coding sequence ATGCTGTGGATTAATGGTCGGTTACAGGAACAGCTTTCGGTACTCGATCGGGGTATACAGTACGGTGACGGCTGTTTTACGACAGCCAGAGTATGCGATGGCGAGATTGTCTGGCTTGATCGACACGTTGCGCGTCTGCAACAGGCCGCTACGCGCTTATTATTTCCGACGCTTGAGTGGGAAAGTCTGATCGCTGAAATGAAACAGGCAGCACTGGGACGAGCAGACGGCGTAGTGAAAGTGATGTTCACGCGGGGTGTCGGTGGGCGTGGCTATAGTGCTCAAGGCTGCACGCAGCCAACCCGAGTCGTCATGCAGGTAAGCTATCCTGTGCACTACGCCGGCTGGCGCGAACAGGGTATTAGCCTGAATCTCAGCCCTGTGGCGCTAGCTAAAAATCCGCTACTGGCGGGCATAAAGCATCTGAATCGGCTCGAACAAGTGCTGATCCGCGCGCATCTTGACCAGACCTCAGCCGATGAGACCCTTGTGCTTGACACCTCTGGTGCGCTAGTGGAATGCTGTGCCGCGAATTTATTCTGGCGTAAAGGGCACCGGGTCTATACGCCGGATTTATCCGAATCAGGCGTGGATGGCGTTGCTCGACAGCATATTATTGCCTTGCTGGCAGATTCTGATTTCGAGCTACAGATCGTCAGCGCCCCCTTGATTGCACTGTCCGATGCGGACGAAGTGCTGGTTTGTAATGCATTAATGCCGATCGTCCCTGTGAACCAGGCGCACGTCTGGCGTTATCACTCCCGAGAGCTTTATCAATTCCTAAGTCCTGGCTGCTAG